A single Pan paniscus chromosome 21, NHGRI_mPanPan1-v2.0_pri, whole genome shotgun sequence DNA region contains:
- the LOC117977191 gene encoding elongation factor 1-alpha 1-like has translation MGKEKTHINIVVIGHVDSGKSTTTGHLIYKCGGIDKRTIEKFEKEAAEMGKGSFKYAWVLDKLKAERERGITIDISLWKFETSKYYVTIIDAPGHRDFIKNMITGTSQADCAVLIVAAGVGEFEAGISKNGQTREHALLAYTLGVKQLIVGVNKTDSTEPPYSQKRYEEIVKEVSTYIKKIGYNPDTVAFVPISGWNGDNMLEPSANMPWFKGWKVTRKDGNASGTTLLEALDCILPPTRPTDKPLRLPLQDVYKIGGIGTVPVGRVETGVLKPGMVVTFAPVNVTTEVKSVEMHHEALSEALPGDNVGFNVKNVSVKDVRRGNVAGDSKNDPPMEAAGFTAQVIILNHPGQISAGYAPVLDCHTAHIACKFAELKEKIDRRSGKKLEDGPKFLKSGDAAIVDMVPGKPMCVESFSDYPPLGRFAVRDMRQTVAVGVIKAVDKKAAGAGKVTKSAQKAQKAK, from the coding sequence atgggaaaggaaaagacTCATATCAACATTGTCGTCATTGGACACGTAGATTCGGGCAAGTCCACCACTACTGGCCATCTGATCTATAAATGCGGTGGCATCGACAAAAGAACCATTGAAAAATTTGAGAAGGAGGCTGCTGAGATGGGAAAGGGCTCCTTCAAGTATGCCTGGGTCTTGGATAAACTGAAAGCTGAGCGTGAACGTGGTATCACCATTGATATCTCCTTgtggaaatttgagaccagcaagTACTATGTGACTATCATTGATGCCCCAGGACACAGAGACTTCATCAAAAACATGATTACAGGGACATCTCAGGCTGACTGTGCTGTCCTGATTGTTGCTGCTGGTGTTGGTGAATTTGAAGCTGGTATCTCCAAGAATGGGCAGACCCGAGAGCATGCCCTTCTGGCTTACACACTGGGTGTGAAACAACTAATTGTCGGTGTTAACAAAACGGATTCCACTGAGCCACCCTACAGCCAGAAGAGATATGAGGAAATTGTTAAGGAAGTCAGCACTTACATTAAGAAAATTGGCTACAACCCCGACACAGTAGCATTTGTGCCAATTTCTGGTTGGAATGGTGACAACATGCTGGAGCCAAGTGCTAACATGCCTTGGTTCAAGGGATGGAAAGTCACCCGTAAGGATGGCAATGCCAGTGGAACCACGCTGCTTGAGGCTCTGGACTGCATCCTACCACCAACTCGTCCAACTGACAAGCCCTTGCGCCTGCCTCTCCAGGATGTCTACAAAATTGGTGGTATTGGTACTGTTCCTGTTGGCCGAGTGGAGACTGGTGTTCTCAAACCCGGTATGgtggtcacctttgctccagtcaaCGTTACAACGGAAGTAAAATCTGTCGAAATGCACCATGAAGCTTTGAGTGAAGCTCTTCCTGGGGACAATGTGGGCTTCAATGTCAAGAATGTGTCTGTCAAGGATGTTCGTCGTGGCAACGTTGCTGGTGACAGCAAAAATGACCCACCAATGGAAGCAGCTGGCTTCACTGCTCAGGTGATTATCCTGAACCATCCAGGCCAAATAAGCGCCGGCTATGCCCCTGTATTGGATTGCCACACGGCTCACATTGCATGCAAGTTTGCTGAGCTGAAGGAAAAGATTGATCGCCGTTCTGGTAAAAAGCTGGAAGATGGCCCTAAATTCTTGAAGTCTGGTGATGCTGCCATTGTTGATATGGTTCCTGGCAAGCCCATGTGTGTTGAGAGCTTCTCAGACTATCCACCTTTGGGTCGCTTTGCTGTTCGTGATATGAGACAGACAGTTGCGGTGGGTGTCATCAAAGCAGTGGACAAGAAGGCTGCTGGAGCTGGCAAGGTCACCAAGTCTGCCCAGAAAGCTCAGAAGGCTAAATGA